The sequence GAGCAGGAATTTGAGCTAATTTTGCTAAAGGATTGATTGTTAGATAATTTTCTGAATTTCTTAAATGAAAGGTACCAAACATTCTTGTATCATTGTAATGTAAATTGGTTTGATCTTTAAATTCGAAAATAACATGATCATTTCTTTTTCTGAATGTCCTTTCCTCATAAAAATTATATTTTCCTTCCATTCTTAAATGTGAAAGTAAAATTTTTTGATTAGTAAAATGAAAAACAATAAATTTTCCTCTGTTTGTGACATCTAAAATTGTTTCATTTTTAAAATAATTTTTAAATTCTTGGGGACTAAATTCTTTGAATAATGAATCTCTTAAAATAATAATATCAAAAATGGTTTTGTTCACTACATAATCTCTTAAAGCTTTTGTCATCACACGGACTTCTGGTAGTTCTGGCATGATCACTTCCTTTTTATTTTATGAATTTTAAAATACTTTAAAAGTTAATTTTTACATTTTTAGTAATTTAGTTATTCTTAAAAAATAAAAATTTAATCCTGAAATAAGATTAAATTTTGTCACTTTTATAAGCTAGCATTAAATTCATTGACAAGTTTTTTAACTTCTGTTTCAGTTGAACAAGCTAATGCTTTTTCAACTAATTTTTTAGCATCTTGACTATTAATTGCTGAAATTTGTTTTCTAGCTGCTAAAACTGAAGTTGCTGACATTGAAAATTCATCTAATCCCATTCC comes from Mycoplasma iguanae and encodes:
- the mutM gene encoding DNA-formamidopyrimidine glycosylase; the protein is MPELPEVRVMTKALRDYVVNKTIFDIIILRDSLFKEFSPQEFKNYFKNETILDVTNRGKFIVFHFTNQKILLSHLRMEGKYNFYEERTFRKRNDHVIFEFKDQTNLHYNDTRMFGTFHLRNSENYLTINPLAKLAQIPAQTNAKELFTVLQKKNKAIKTALLDQTILVGLGNIYVDEVLHATQIHPLTKTADITLKQVKEILKKATEILDLSTELGGSSINSYTSLNKKEGKFQNFLKVHTKMGKPCPRCERIIIKTKVNGRGTYICESCQKV